A region of the Culex quinquefasciatus strain JHB chromosome 1, VPISU_Cqui_1.0_pri_paternal, whole genome shotgun sequence genome:
tgtcaaaatcgcgcagtggtaccaacattagaaaaaaagtgtggctgtcatgccatgtgacagttttttgttatgttggtatcactgcgtgattttgacaattcgggcgtgcaccattcgtaacgccatcttcgcttaaaaatctggatatgttttgatgaaaaaatcaaagaattgtaaTGTTCCattttgaatgcgactgataaTTACATACGttataataattttgtattgggtataaaaatatttaaaattcccgccgaatcttaaaaaagcagaatattgaaattaaaagggcagatttagttttttggtcgaaatggagtaattaaaaaaagaagttgtctttatagatgtcggccatcgtgtcaccaactatttattgctagtaccaaacagctacctctggattatgagtcccctgcgctgtccgattgatccacactcgCGGGTCCAAAATGAAGTAAATCGGAGTGAAATtaaacttgacaataatcatacaaatatcgatgtttttactaaaaatacaataataatcagaaattttgaaatcaaaccaaacaaacaattcaaaaatatgaaaaacaaacattttcaaatttcaaataactttttttttgaaataataaagaaaatttcagcaaaaatctgaaatttggaaattcaaaattgaaaaaaatgcagtattgaataataattataatattaaagtttttataaattcaatagctcaaaactgttaaaattcgaaacgaatgtacaagtctgaattcaaaaagtttgaaaatatataaattcgtAAATACAAATTTCCGAAAACCTTGAAATTATAACAATCAAAAACTCTATTTCttccaaagtttaaaaaaaattaagagtttggaaatttaaaaaaaaatagaattgaagaatttaagaatttatgaattctggagttttttttttttaaaaaggaccaataaaccaaattttcaatttttgctttttgggtgttttttaatacccctgactcaaggtggttctaaaaacacccaaaaagcaaaaactggaaatttggtttattggacttttaaaaaaaaactccagaatttaagaatataggaatttaagaatttaagactttaataatttaagtatttaagaatttaagaatttaagaatttaagaatttaagaatttaagaatttaagaatttaagaatttaagaatttaagaatttaagaatttaagaatttaagaatttaagaatttaagaagttaagaatttaagaatttaagaatttaagattgtgttatgtttttgatattgaatatttttaattgtatggttatttccaaaattttctgccattttattctaacaaaattctagttgggcctgtcaacctgtcaaacaaaaggctacataaacctcgtgacgaaaaaaaagcaacaagaaaaaagcgccatgtacattcggccaagaaaaacgaatcataacaaagcgcccccctcagtgacagcagggtgatatcgacgttggtgatttcaaaagaagttatgtttgttttttctcaaataaaattacggaaataatgttttattgaatatggatgatcaagtatcaacaaaagcaacgtttttcatcgtttgttatcattagaacatcttattttgcttttatataaaaatggtaattgaaaatggatgctcaacattcaaatgcgtttttctcaaaacgcatggtttgtacatgatgctttttgaaatgttggcgtcgaaataGAAGAGAAAATTGACAAGATGGCGGTAATTTCATTCGCCACAAAACGGTTTGgcgaaaatgacgtcatttttGTCAGATTATATCTGCTAgaattttctagtaaaattctAACAGCATTCTGGCAGGCCTGCTAGAAttattctagcaggattctgacagaacaaTCTCTGCTAGAAATTTCCGTGACCGGGTGGGTGACTGGCAcaaaaatcaaccggttcaatcggttgaaccgtgcacgaccggtttgtgtcatattcgccagaaatcatggcagaaatctgaggtaaatctgggggaaattctgccagatggctggcgcaagcccccagacgaacgccagaatTGTGTCCGCCATTTCCGATCGGGTAGTCTCGATAAcccggtcggaaatggcggaCGCATTTCTGGCGTTCGTCTGGCCATCTGGCAGACCCAGACAGAAACGGGGGGCGCCTGGCAGGCGTTTTGTCTTGGGCACTGCGCTTAGCTGCGCAAGACGTCTGGCAGATTTTCCCCCGACTGACCCAAGATTGTAGCCagaattctggcgaatatgcaacaaaccggtcgtgcacggttcaaccgactGAACCGATTGGTTTTTCTGCCAGGCAGCTGTGAGTTATTCCGCCAGATTTGTCGGGCGTCACGCGAAACCTGGCTAAAAgaagtgtgccaagtgtgtctgaactgcacgacaaacgtccgcctgcgccagacactcaaatttaccagattattttccgagtgggGCGGCACGTCCTTTCGAGGCTTATATGCCGCGTgtttttttcgggaatacgcgcaatatatTCGTATGAAAAATATGTAATCAGATACGTGGCTCTCAGTTTGCGTGTATACTTTTTGTGATTTAATCAAGTGTGTAAAACATAACAatgatggcctatctacaatcacttagcttagaaaatttcacttagattaggaatttgaatcaatggaaatgaagccgagcttctacaatggaaaagtaatcaaattagaaactgacgtatggtttgaaaaatttcaaaatctacggtaagttgacgtttcaatatcaaaggtaaacaaacaactgcatagcaacgtatatcagcccagcaaaatttctaagttgattgtggatgacggccgtaagttgcgtactttcctaagtaactactttacttagatgttctaagctaagtgattgtagatagcccATGACCCTTCCACGATAAACGTGCAAAGCGCCGAGCGAAACGTCGAATTCGCGCGGCGAAACATTTTTTCCCCTCAATCTCAGTGACCGTTGACAGTTTGTggttggatttttgtttttgattcaaGGGAAAAACGAagcttatttttgaaatctacaACGTTCTACTGGGACATAAATTGTTTTAATCTGCGGAAAACCATGCACTGACCGCTATGGACAAAGCCGGAGTAAAAATGCTAATCAATGATGTGGAAAACAAGGAAGAACTGTTCAACATCATTGTGAGCGAGTTGCGCAGCCATGGAATTAAATATCGCAAAGAAAAGCGGTCAAAACCGGGCCAGGTAAAGGAGAAAAAAGTTGTAGATTCTTCTTCTTGTTGTTTATCTAAATTATTGTTGTTTTCAGGATAAACTCCGGTGCCGAAGAATTTTCAACGTCCCGTTACATACGCTCGAGTTGACCGATGTCATCCTGGCCAATGGGGGAATCGCCCAGGTTCCGTTGTTTGTGTCCGACGCCTGTCAACGAATCCTGGAGCAGGTTCATACAGAAGGACTTTTTCGGAAGGCCGGGTCATCTAAGCGGCAGCAAGAAATTAAGGTTAGTAATTTTGGTTTGTTTCTGTCGTGAAAATTCCTgtaaactattttatttcaCAGGCGAATTTGGAATCTGGAATTCCGCTCGGAAAGTCGCATCACGTAATCGACGTCGCCAACATACTGAAAACCTTCTTCAGAGACCTGCCGGAACCGTTGCTTCCGACTGGTAACATCCAAGAAGCACTAATCCGATGCCTGCTGGCCGGCGAACAAAAAGTTTACGATCTGATGATAACGTGCCTGCTGTTGCCGCCGATAACCCTAAATACGTTGGCCTTTTTTCTTCAGTTCCTGCACACCGTTTCGCTGAATTCGGACGTCAATAAAATGACCGTCGAAAACCTGGCCATAATCTTGACCCCGAACTTGATGCCGATCGCCGAAATGATTCAGCAACGCTTGACCAGCCATGTCAAGGTGATTCAGCTGTTGATTGAGAATTCGCACCAAATTGGAGTAATCCCGCTGGGAATTCTGGAAAAGCTAAACGAAACGGTCAGCGTGGTGGTGCGGTCGACCGATTCCAGCATGATGACCGGTGGAGGCAGCAGCAACACCgacaagaaaaagaagaaacgcCGCAGCGGATCGCTAACGCGGATGATTCACGGTCTGATGAAAAAGGTGGGCGCCAAGGGATCGTCCGAGTGCCTGGACAAGACCGATGAACATCCCGATATGACGATGGCGATCGCTGCCACTCCGTGCCTTAACAAGTCCTCCAAGAAGCGCAAGGTCGTCGACGGGATGCCGTTCAGTGCCAAGAAGAAGTAAGACCGTTTGAAATACGTAAGAAATCTGAAATTAACGGTTCTCCTTTTTTCAGGAAGGAAGTCGTATCGTCGCTTCCGGACAATCAGGAAATTCTGCCATACACACCGATTGCAATAATGAAGTAAGTCTGGCAATTTTAAAAgtaatcaatttttcacaatcACTTTCTAAACCTTTCAGAGAAACGAAAAAGTCCCGTTTGAGTCTGGGAGGACACAAGAACAAACAGGCTAAATCTGCCAACCAGCAGCTGCTAGTTCCAAGCACTTCGACCACATCGATCGCCGAGAAACCGGTCATGGAACGGCGCTGGAGTGTGGTCGGCGCTCCTTGGAATCGAAGCAAAAAACGAGCGGCCAATGTGCCGGCCACCAAAACAGCAGAAGTCGCGGTAAAAACTGACGATGATGCGTCTAATGTGTTGGCCGGACTGTCCCCGATGGTGTCCCTTCCAAGCTTTAGCATTTCGGACGCCGATACGGAAGATTCGGTGGCGGCGCGAAAGTCCTTCCTGAAGGGAAAAGCACTGTTCAACGATGACGACGATGGCAGCGGCCGTGATCACGAAGACGACGATAAATATCTGAGGAGCGAATACGAGGCCATCAAGGAGCGTGTGAGCGCGATAGAAACGCGCATTTCGCAAGAGTTTGGAAGCATAATGGGGACCGTTGACCGCGTTGAGGACCAGTACCAGCAGACGCTTGAGCAAACCATTCCAATCGAGGCAAGCTGCACGAGTACGGATCAACTGGCGAAACGGCTGAGCCGGGAGTTGAAGATTCGCCGAAGTTCCGAGCACAAAGTCATGCGGTCGCCGAGTGCGCGAAAAATTGGCACAATCCGACGGCGTTCCCGGGAA
Encoded here:
- the LOC119765569 gene encoding uncharacterized protein LOC119765569, which codes for MDKAGVKMLINDVENKEELFNIIVSELRSHGIKYRKEKRSKPGQDKLRCRRIFNVPLHTLELTDVILANGGIAQVPLFVSDACQRILEQVHTEGLFRKAGSSKRQQEIKANLESGIPLGKSHHVIDVANILKTFFRDLPEPLLPTGNIQEALIRCLLAGEQKVYDLMITCLLLPPITLNTLAFFLQFLHTVSLNSDVNKMTVENLAIILTPNLMPIAEMIQQRLTSHVKVIQLLIENSHQIGVIPLGILEKLNETVSVVVRSTDSSMMTGGGSSNTDKKKKKRRSGSLTRMIHGLMKKVGAKGSSECLDKTDEHPDMTMAIAATPCLNKSSKKRKVVDGMPFSAKKKKEVVSSLPDNQEILPYTPIAIMKETKKSRLSLGGHKNKQAKSANQQLLVPSTSTTSIAEKPVMERRWSVVGAPWNRSKKRAANVPATKTAEVAVKTDDDASNVLAGLSPMVSLPSFSISDADTEDSVAARKSFLKGKALFNDDDDGSGRDHEDDDKYLRSEYEAIKERVSAIETRISQEFGSIMGTVDRVEDQYQQTLEQTIPIEASCTSTDQLAKRLSRELKIRRSSEHKVMRSPSARKIGTIRRRSRENVRLSRNQSWHVASSVTGGTAKSIPPVVVSDLSFYPKTNLKRGRPNTIQTGLKHMELSPVRRPEEDSEQNSTVVVGQNFTDEEKQQDEKWTCAQNFFNSPSSQSKLDSFMDSTTADEVFKTPEVTTVPSRRTSLRPASGSHKKASTPSFVTRIELNVAKTPMLPPEIPPRKTPVKTPMLPPKTPGRTESSAALKTHLTPLQELQSGRASIARLRSQNAGMVMAKAKLFDGMVTSANRSGAQPAQLDPRRQSNRFVVKKNPDGSQHIKPLMLVPDKIQLRQVQKVRSSSHHNVKSPRRNTPHKRTTTKSPHGGINRRDKLRLVAAKSPGFHSPRVLSKLQENPDISVCLSPNLYDLDNKTPHAKKPIMRNSPRRIVGKTPQGRENRLAVVGQRKQTPLKGSKLAMAPASTSSPFSPSLRSDKGRCESPRLLAAAANSAVRRSSSVHAAIRP